One window from the genome of Streptomyces sp. NBC_00708 encodes:
- the mgrA gene encoding L-glyceraldehyde 3-phosphate reductase codes for MTDSSSPYRAAGSRYDSMEYRRSGRSGLKLPAVSLGLWHNFGDDRSLGSQRAILRRAFDLGVTHFDLANNYGPPPGSAELNFGKLFRQDFAPYRDELLISTKAGYEMHPGPYGEWGSRKYLLSSLDASLKRMGLDYVDIFYSHRFDPDTPLEETMGALASAVRQGKALYVGVSSYNAAQTAEAARLLREMGVPALIHQPSYSMINRWTEEDGLLDTLEAAGMGCISFVPLAQGLLTGKYLKGIPEGSRATQGKSLDPGLLSQEVVRRLNGLNDIASRRGQSLAQLALTWVLRDSRMTSALIGASSVGQLEENVAALAAPPLSAAELKEIDTFAVDTEGTNIWAGRG; via the coding sequence GTGACTGATTCCTCCTCCCCCTACCGGGCCGCCGGTTCGCGCTACGACTCCATGGAGTACCGGCGCAGCGGACGCAGCGGCCTCAAGCTCCCGGCCGTCTCGCTCGGCCTCTGGCACAACTTCGGCGACGACCGCTCCCTCGGCTCCCAGCGGGCCATCCTGCGGCGCGCCTTCGACCTCGGCGTGACCCATTTCGACCTGGCCAACAACTACGGGCCGCCGCCCGGCTCGGCCGAGCTGAACTTCGGCAAGCTCTTCCGGCAGGACTTCGCCCCGTACCGGGACGAGCTGCTGATCTCGACCAAGGCGGGGTACGAGATGCACCCCGGCCCGTACGGGGAGTGGGGCTCGCGCAAGTACCTGCTGTCGTCGCTGGACGCCTCGCTGAAGCGGATGGGCCTCGACTACGTCGACATCTTCTACTCGCACCGCTTCGACCCGGACACTCCGCTGGAGGAGACGATGGGGGCGCTGGCCTCCGCCGTGCGGCAGGGCAAGGCGCTGTACGTGGGGGTGTCCTCGTACAACGCCGCGCAGACCGCCGAGGCGGCGCGGCTGCTGCGCGAGATGGGGGTGCCGGCCCTGATCCACCAGCCGAGCTACTCGATGATCAACCGCTGGACCGAGGAGGACGGCCTGCTGGACACCCTGGAGGCGGCCGGGATGGGCTGCATCTCCTTCGTGCCGCTGGCCCAGGGCCTGCTGACCGGGAAGTACCTGAAGGGCATCCCGGAGGGGTCGCGGGCCACGCAGGGCAAGTCGCTCGACCCGGGCCTGCTGTCGCAGGAGGTGGTACGCCGGCTGAACGGGCTGAACGACATCGCGAGCCGCCGGGGCCAGTCGCTCGCCCAGCTCGCCCTGACGTGGGTGCTGCGCGACAGCCGGATGACGTCGGCGCTGATCGGCGCGTCGAGCGTGGGCCAGCTGGAGGAGAACGTCGCG
- a CDS encoding isoprenyl transferase: protein MNLRDLVYGLYARRVEARLDHSQVPKHIGVILDGNRRWAKASGGTAAEGHQAGADKIKELLGWCSETDVEVVTLWLLSTDNFDRPESELTPLLGIIENTVRGLAADGRWRVHHVGTLDLLPAHTQTVLKEAEQATVGIDGILVNVAVGYGGRQEIADAVRSLLLDHSTKGTSFEDLAEIVSTDLISEHLYTRGQPDPDLVIRTSGEQRLSGFMLWQSAHSEYYFCEVFWPAFRRVDFLRALRDYAARHRRYGG, encoded by the coding sequence GTGAACTTGCGCGACCTGGTGTACGGGCTCTACGCGCGCCGGGTGGAGGCCCGCCTCGACCACTCCCAGGTGCCCAAGCACATCGGCGTCATCCTCGACGGGAACCGGCGATGGGCCAAGGCGTCCGGCGGCACCGCCGCCGAAGGGCACCAGGCCGGAGCCGACAAGATCAAGGAGCTCCTCGGCTGGTGCAGCGAGACCGACGTCGAGGTCGTCACGCTCTGGCTGCTGTCCACGGACAACTTCGACCGGCCCGAGTCCGAGCTGACGCCCCTGCTCGGCATCATCGAGAACACCGTCCGCGGCCTGGCCGCGGACGGCCGCTGGCGCGTCCACCACGTCGGCACGCTCGACCTCCTGCCCGCCCACACCCAGACGGTCCTCAAGGAGGCCGAGCAGGCCACGGTCGGCATCGACGGGATACTCGTCAACGTCGCCGTCGGCTACGGCGGCCGGCAGGAGATCGCCGACGCGGTGCGCTCCCTGCTCCTGGACCACTCCACCAAGGGCACCTCCTTCGAGGACCTCGCCGAGATCGTCTCCACCGACCTGATCTCCGAGCACCTCTACACGCGCGGCCAGCCCGACCCCGACCTCGTCATCCGCACCAGCGGCGAGCAGCGGCTGTCCGGCTTCATGCTCTGGCAGAGCGCGCACTCGGAGTACTACTTCTGCGAGGTCTTCTGGCCGGCCTTCCGCCGCGTCGACTTCCTCCGGGCACTGCGCGACTACGCCGCCCGCCACCGCCGCTACGGGGGCTGA